The Roseovarius indicus genome has a segment encoding these proteins:
- a CDS encoding amidase gives MTDLTKLSAVEAGRKIAAGQFKSVDLVAAALVRAETLDDRLHAFALRLDEDALAEAKALDAETAEGKSRGPLHGVPVAVKDLCDMAGHPTAAGLPMFRDRTAKADATVVERLRAAGCVIIGKTELSEGALALHHPDVTKPVNPWRDDLWTGSSSSGSGVSVAAGIVPAAIGSDTGGSIRFPALCNGIVGLKPTWGRVSRHGVFPLSWTLDHVGPLARTVEDAAAMLQAIAGRDDNDSTTIPAPVPDYLAATGAGVKGLRIGFDEGYATDGVIPETVAAMKKALASLEGQGATICDYTMPDTSAANAAWTPICLSEAWSVHEELAVDTPEGYSEGFREALAAGKAFTGADYARANLARREFVGALDRVFAEVDLLLVPVTPNPVPTVEEFARICPDPEGLERLIRFTCLYDVSGNPTITLPAGLSETGEPLAFQLVAPRLEEARLFQAGKVVEEAFGFDNLAPLD, from the coding sequence GCTGGTCCGCGCCGAAACCCTCGACGACCGCTTGCACGCCTTCGCCCTGCGCCTCGACGAAGACGCGCTGGCCGAAGCCAAGGCGCTCGACGCCGAAACCGCCGAGGGCAAAAGCCGCGGGCCCCTCCACGGTGTGCCCGTCGCGGTGAAAGACCTCTGCGACATGGCGGGCCACCCCACCGCCGCCGGCCTGCCCATGTTCCGCGACCGCACCGCAAAGGCCGACGCCACCGTCGTCGAACGCCTCCGCGCCGCCGGCTGCGTCATCATCGGCAAGACCGAGCTCTCCGAAGGTGCCCTCGCGCTCCACCACCCCGACGTCACCAAGCCGGTGAACCCGTGGCGTGACGACCTCTGGACAGGCTCCTCCTCCTCCGGCTCCGGCGTTTCCGTGGCCGCCGGCATCGTCCCCGCCGCCATCGGCAGCGACACCGGCGGCTCCATCCGCTTTCCGGCGCTCTGCAACGGCATCGTCGGCCTCAAACCCACTTGGGGCCGGGTCAGCCGCCACGGCGTCTTCCCCCTTTCCTGGACCCTCGACCATGTCGGCCCGCTCGCCCGCACGGTCGAAGACGCCGCCGCCATGCTGCAGGCCATCGCCGGCCGCGACGACAACGACAGCACCACCATCCCCGCGCCGGTCCCCGACTACCTCGCCGCCACCGGGGCAGGGGTGAAGGGCCTGCGCATCGGCTTCGACGAGGGCTACGCCACCGACGGCGTCATCCCCGAAACCGTCGCCGCGATGAAAAAGGCGCTCGCCAGCCTCGAAGGGCAGGGCGCCACCATCTGCGACTACACCATGCCCGACACGTCAGCGGCCAACGCCGCCTGGACCCCCATCTGCCTCTCCGAGGCCTGGAGCGTCCATGAAGAGCTCGCGGTCGACACGCCCGAGGGCTATTCCGAAGGCTTCCGCGAGGCGCTTGCCGCCGGCAAGGCCTTCACCGGCGCCGACTATGCCCGCGCCAACCTTGCCCGCCGTGAATTCGTGGGCGCGCTCGACCGCGTCTTCGCCGAGGTCGACCTGCTCCTCGTCCCGGTCACCCCCAACCCGGTGCCCACGGTCGAGGAATTCGCCCGCATCTGCCCCGACCCCGAAGGGCTCGAACGGCTGATCCGCTTCACCTGCCTCTACGACGTCTCGGGCAACCCCACCATCACGCTCCCCGCGGGCCTGTCGGAAACCGGCGAACCGCTGGCCTTCCAACTCGTCGCCCCCCGCCTCGAGGAAGCCCGCCTCTTCCAGGCCGGCAAGGTAGTGGAAGAGGCCTTCGGCTTCGACAACCTCGCCCCGCTCGACTGA